The following proteins are co-located in the Gemmatimonadota bacterium genome:
- a CDS encoding formylglycine-generating enzyme family protein: MVMIPSGIFTMGSPKREGGDDDERPMRRVRIDYRFAVGVYEVTFAEWYACIDAGGCGSYVPDDEGWGRGNRPVMNVSWNDAQSYVHWLSARTGKTYRLLSESEWEYVARAGTETAYSWGDSIGVNRANCIGCGSQWDDKQTAPVGSFAANAWGIHDMHGNVQEWVQDYWNENYRGAPLDGSAREPEDTLYRVLRGGAWYNGPRNLRSANRDKGFIRSSARGFRVARSF; the protein is encoded by the coding sequence ATGGTGATGATACCATCGGGAATTTTCACGATGGGGTCACCCAAGCGTGAGGGAGGTGACGATGATGAAAGACCGATGCGCAGGGTGCGTATAGATTACCGGTTTGCGGTGGGTGTATATGAGGTAACATTTGCCGAATGGTATGCCTGTATAGATGCAGGAGGTTGTGGAAGCTATGTTCCGGATGATGAGGGCTGGGGCAGGGGGAATCGTCCTGTGATGAATGTGAGTTGGAACGATGCGCAGTCTTATGTTCATTGGTTGTCTGCCCGGACGGGTAAAACGTATCGTTTATTGAGTGAATCGGAATGGGAGTATGTGGCGCGCGCAGGCACCGAGACGGCGTATAGCTGGGGGGACAGCATCGGTGTCAACCGTGCCAATTGCATAGGTTGCGGCAGTCAGTGGGATGATAAGCAGACAGCGCCAGTGGGATCATTTGCTGCCAATGCCTGGGGCATTCACGATATGCACGGTAATGTGCAGGAATGGGTGCAGGATTATTGGAATGAGAATTACAGGGGCGCACCTTTAGACGGTTCTGCGAGGGAGCCTGAAGACACCCTTTATCGCGTATTGCGTGGTGGTGCGTGGTACAACGGGCCGAGGAACTTGCGTTCGGCGAATCGCGACAAGGGCTTCATCCGGTCCTCTGCCCGCGGTTTTCGGGTTGCCCGGTCTTTTTAG